GGACTGGCCAATCATCTGCTGCACACCTTAGATTCGAGGATTATCACCATTGCAGAGGTAAGCTATGCGTTGGTCTTGTTTCTTTCGAAGTATTCAAGACAGTTTTCATAATTCCCCAGATATGGCATATTCACAATTTACTCTTTTCAGGATGTTTCTGGAATGCCTACCTTGTGTCGCCCCGTATCAGAGGGTGGTATCGGATTCGACTACCGCCTGGGAATGGCCATCCCAGACAAGTGGATCGAACTGCTGAAGGAGCAGAGTGACGATGAGTGGGACATGGGCAACTTGGTGCACACGCTGACCAACCGTCGCTGGATGGAGAACACAGTGGCCTACGCAGAGTCCCACGATCAAGCGCTAGTGGGCGACAAGACGATCGCCTTCTGGCTGATGGACAAGGAGATGTATACGCACATGTCGACGATGTCGGACCCCTCATTGATCATCGACCGAGGACTGGCGCTGCACAAGATGATTCGGCTGATCACGCACGCCCTGGGAGGCGAGGCGTACCTAAACTTTATGGGCAATGAGTTCGGACATCCCGAATGGCTGGACTTTCCGCGCGTTGGCAACAACGATTCGTATCACTATGCTCGTCGGCAGTGGAATCTCGTGGACGACGATCTGCTGAAATACAAGTACCTCAACGAATTCGATCGAGCCATGAACGAGACCGAGGAGCGCTACGGCTGGCTGCATTCCGGACCCGCTTGGGTCAGCTGGAAGCACGAGGGCGACAAGATCATCGCATTCGAGCGGGCCGGACTGGTGTTCGTTTTCAACTTCCATCCCCAGCAGAGTTTCACCGGATACCGTGTGGGCACCAATTGGGCGGGCACCTACCAGGCAGTGCTCTCCTCAGACGATCCTCTCTTCGGCGGCCACAACCGCATCGATGCCAACTGCAAACATCCCTCCAATCCGGAGGGCTACGCCGGTCGCTCCAATTTCATTGAGGTCTACACACCCTCACGCACCGCCGTGGTCTATGCCCGCGTCAGTGACTAGCAGTCAGACACAATTAATCGGGTCTGACCGGATCTATAAAAAAAGTTAATGCCTAAACGAATTTCACATTTAGTCATAGTGATTGTTAATGTTACGAATCGGGATGCCATCATTGAAATATATGCTCACTGAGGTATAGTTTTCTAAAATTGGCTTTTTTATGGTATAACCATGCATTAAATGaatatacaatttatataTAGTCTCGGCAATTGATTTTCGGTTATCATTGGGTgtcattatattttatatttaatatttaatggtGATTAGATGATAAAAATAGCATTTGCTGAACAATGACAATCGCTTGTACCTATTCATTGAAGTTGAACAAATTAACTTTTGACAATTAAACCCTTAGATTCACAATTAAAACCGCATTAGAATGTTGGGATCGAGTGCGAACACAGGTTCTTTTTCTATGTTTCCTGAGTAACATGCATTCCATTTATCTACTTTTATTCGGCAGTTACCTATTCTGGAGTGTCGTGAGTGAGATGCTGTGATCCACTATATTTCTTGAAACCCatctatctatatctatattttCCAGCTAAGTGAACCCAACATCGTCTACAAACTGAAAAACATCGAGTGCTCCACAGTGCCTGGTTTCTCCGCGAACGCTTCGTGCCGCATAAGAGCAATAAATTGGAACAAGGCGACGGCTGAAATGGATGTTTATCTGCTGAGGACTTTATACAATATAACAGTGAGTTTGGCGGACTTATCTCATTACTCCACTAATTAGATAATCTTTAGATTCGATTTCAGATCCTCAAGAAGGACTACAGCAACCAGTTCCAGCCGTTCCTCGTGGACGTCATAATAAACATGTGCGATGCACTATCCAGGCGTAACTTTTTACCATATGGCTTGATCATTCTGAAAATTAGCAGGACGTTCTCAAACTTCAATCACTCCTGTCCATATCGCGGCCATTTGATGGCACGCGGCGCCTACTTGAACGAATCCTTCTTTCCCAACGTTTTCCCCCTAGGTTTCTACAAATTAAACACTACGATAATGGAAAGCTACATAACTCCACCGAGCGCACATGTTGGGGGTATTGTCTGGTACGTGCAGGTCATGCAGGCAATCCAGCCGAAAAAGAAACCCAACAGAGACCTCTACTGAGCCCAACAAAAAGCGCAGAACTAAATGAATGCGTAATGATTTAttgctttaaatttttaaaattgtatttttattgtttataataaatatatatatatgtatacgtaAATATTAGCTTTAGAATTTGTATTATACATTATGTAGGCTACTCGAGTTGCTTTATTTGTAGCTTTTCCGCTTCGTTATTAGTTACAGTATATCTTACAGAAGTGCAACTCAGTTTTGCTTATTTGTCTTAGAGTACGTACTACGAGCTATTTTAAATCATTGTCTTCCATCGGTTAAAGTATCTCATCTTAAAGTATCTTAACCTGGTTTCGCTTAGCCTAATGTGTGTGTGGTATCTGCATTCTTGAGCCGTTGGTTTCGCAAGAACGGgttaaaaaaatactttagTCTAAAGTATGGTTCGGTGCTATGCTTGAATTCCTATTTGTGTACGAATGGCATAACAAgattgcaaataaaatatataatatatatttatatatatatacgtaaaGAATATACAACATGGCAAAAGAAAGTGTAATGACAAAGGTGGCAGGTTATACGAATGGTAAGAgttaacaaaaataaataaatagatcGAGAACTTATCGAATAAATACTACATGAAATACGTTGCATAGTCGCTCTAGCTGTCTATCTCTCATTATGCAAGGaacaaattatatttataagtaTATTTCTTGAGAACGCTCCCGATAGTTACAAAAGTGAGCTATCCTTTTCATCGAAACGGAAACGTTCTCGCAAAACTAAATTACGCTAAACATATTATGCCCGCACTGTAGGCAGGTGAAATAGTTACAACTGGTTTGGGGTGTGTGTCTCGTGTTTTTGacttaaacatttaaaatttagCTTAGGCgtagaaattattttaatttacgATGCTCTTAAGTTTGCCGTGAACCGAATGCATTTGATTTCGCCTCAAATCCATtcgcgtgtgtgtgcttttctgTGTGTTGAACAACATTTGATTTATATTCTTGTAGGCATTTGGTTTTTgagtaaaaaaataaatttcgtaTGCACATCCAACAGTGTGGTAATATCAATGAGTTAGCTTGGCTTATGTTTGAGTTAATATTCCTTCCATTTCATTCGTTTCTTTACAGCAAACGCTCCTGCTGCATTTCTCCCCGCATTTTGGTGGCCAAATGTGACGATTTTTGAAGTATTCTAAAACCCTAAAAACATTTGAACGTTGCCGACGGCACAGAGCTGCGTTCCCAGCTTTGCGCCATGGGCAACCGAATCTGCGCGGAACAGTTTTGAGATTTCTAAAAGAAGTATGTGGTCGGCATTATGGTGGCACTGTTCAAAAATCGACCCATTTGGCCACCCATTAGCCCCTACGCGGCGAACAactgagcagcagcagcagcggcagcgtgttgctgttgttgctgctgctgctgttgctgctgctgctgttggggaGTTGTGGCCAGGATGGGAATGGCCGTGCCGTCGGCGGTCAGGATCAGGGTCTGCGTGGCCTGTGGCGCCGATGTGGCCTGAGCCTGCGACGCCTGTTCGGTGGCCAGGGCCACGTTGCCCGGCAACGCAATCAGCTGCTGCTGACCCGCCTTGCTGGGATGCGGCACCTGGGTGGCGGCGATTATGCTGCCATCGGCCGACTGCAGCAGGATGGTGTTGGCCGGCAGGTTGAAGCAGGTCACGGTGCCGTTGGAGGCCACCGTCTGCAGCTGAAGCGGAGGCGGTTGTGGGGCCAGCAGCATGGCGGTGCCAGTCGTTGTGGCGGTCGCATTGTTCGTGCTGGTCAGATCGAGGCCATTGGCTGTTGTCGCCTCTTGCAACTCCGGCTGCTCCTGGCTGGGCTCCTCGTCGATGATCTCCTCGACCAGGTCGTCCTCGTTGAGCTCCTCGATGATGTCGTCGTCGTTTTCTATGTAGCCGGAAGCCTCAACGCCGGAGCTAACCAAATTGACGACACCCGGCGGCGAtggtgtgggtgtgggcaTGGCCAGGTAGTTCTCCCCAGACTTGGCCGTCACGGCCGTTCCCTTGGGTATGCGGAACTTTCGCAGGATCTGAGCAGTCGAGGAGGAGAGCCCGGACAAGGCAACTGCATCCTCATCCATGTCCTCGTCGAGCTCTTCGTCCTCGGCCAACATCTCCTCCTCGACCACTGGCTGTTGTTCCACAGGTGCTGCTTCCGGGGCAACGATAGCTTGGCGCTGATTGCGATTGGTTGCATTGACGCGCACCAATGTaacgccgccgccgccgcctccgctTGCATTTCCGGTTCCGGCCTTGGTGTTGCCATTAAGAATGCTGAGCTGCGGCTGCTTGGCGCCACCACGAGCGGCCAGCAGAATGACTGGTGTCTTCTTGGCCGCCGGCTTGAGGCCATTGCTCGCACTGCTGCTCACCACGGTGGATGCATTGTTGCTAGTGGctccgctgctgctgctgctgttttttatGGGAGGAAGGATTGCATTAGTCGCATTTCTTGTGGTTGGCGGCACATGGGACTGGGCAGGGGGATTGGGCATGGGAGAAGTTCGGCTCGATTGGGTCACAAAGTCAGCGAACTTGTCGACGAAACTGCTGCCGCGgcccctgctgctgctgctgccaccgctgctgctgcggctggagatgctgttgctgcaacgTGTGCTGCTGTCGCCAAGGCGAGCACGGGCATTAGCCTGCTTGACGATGATTTCTTCGTAGTAAATGCGATACGCTTCCACTTGCCGATGCTGCGAATCATCTTGTGTGGTGTTATTGATCTGACTCTGAATCCGATTCTGACTCTGATTCGGATTGGAATTCGGACTTGGATTGGTGATGGTGTTCTGGGTTCTGTGGTTGTTGCTGGGTGTGGTGTTGTATGGCCGCTTGAACATTTGTTTCTGGTGGTTGTCGTGTTTAGAAGaacctgttgttgttgttgttgttgatgatgatgttgatgtGGTTGTTGTGTCGCATGATTATGAATTTTTGTGTGCAAATCATAGGGAATAACACAAGAACACAAACAACAGACGAACGTAAAATGTTGTCgggtgaaaaagaaaaaataaaaacaatttgatTAGCATATTTGCtgatttttcatttcaattggTGTTAGTTTCGATCGTTTCGACtcctttcatttaatttagaTGTTAGATATGCTTAAATCAAAGTCAATTTTGGTTAGTAAATGATAAGGGCTCTTATGACTGATAGCATAAATGGATCGAATGTGGATGTGTGGATGGATCAGAGAGTGTTGCTCCCGGATGGTCAGTGGTCAGTAGAATGACGTCTCAGATACTTTCACCCCATGTACACAAAAGTATCTGAGCAGTGGGGTTCCCATTTTTCCGGGTCTTAGGATGCAGTTTACCCAAAGGGACATGGTTTAGTACCAAAACAGAAAAGTATTATGCAAATCAAAATGGGAAACAAGAAAATAAGGCGAATAAACAAAAGTACACATACCTTTCACTAATTGtccaatattttttatatgtttaatttattttttatgcttCTTGGAGATCATTATTTGCTTGTTTCTTTCGAATATTGGTAGTTGCTCGTTGCTGCTcttgcacacgcacacacaacaAGTGACGATGGAATAGTGAATGAATCAATGAATATGGCGAGACGAGACGAGATCTCCTCAAGCAACCGACTATTATGAGTATGTATGTGTCGGATGTAAGTACACAAATGCTTCGCTAAGTTAGTTTGGtggattattatttatatgctTGGCCGCTGATCTGGGCAAACATTGAAAATGGCTTCCATTTGCGTTGCTTTCGATTGGGAATTATGGTTGGGTGGTATTCACTTATAAACTCGATTCGTTTGGCTATCGTATTCATTGCGAACTCGATGTTGAGTCTTGTATTCGTTAAATAGAATTTTTGGTACTTTGGCTGCAGCTTTCTGTGTGGATCGTTTTATTCAGAGAGCTAATAGCACTGCCTCTGATATATCGTAGCTATAGTTAgaaagcattttttttttattgggtatttgattgttgggttgttgatttgattgattgattgattgtttgattgattgattggtTGGTTGTTGGATTGGTTGTGTgtacataaaataaaacaagagaaaagaaagaaaaagaacAAAATTGCATTGAAGTATAAAACGTATTTGAACACAAGTATTTTTCGAAACAAAAAGGGGTGTTCGAATTGGTTATTGTGATTAATTCAGGGTATTAATATTGGGTAATATTCGATGGCATATCAATTTTACAAGGAAGCAACAACAAGCCACACAAGGAACAGTCTATTCAAAATAGAGTGCGATGCCTCAGTGGGCTTATGattggtaaataaataaataaatgcacaAACTTCAATTCATACGACTAAATTACCAACTGAAAAACTCGGTTAAAGACTACTAAGTAATATAAATACGTAATAAATAAAGATGTACATAATCGATGATtacaaaataatacaactAAGATATGCATAATCCtaatttaaaactaaacaAGTCATACTTAATGTATCCCCCATTCCCCTGATGTTTAGTTTTCGTGTTTTGCAGGCGGCCATCGGGTGtttagtgttttttttttcgtatagTTACACCGTCGATTCGCGATTCAAAATACGTGAAAGAAAGATCGGAGTCGCAGTCGCAAGTAAAGGGGTTACGGTGGCAGAGATAGCAATATGGATAGAGTTTTAGATACAGGTACAGATACAGAGATAtagtacagatacagatacagagcGGCAATCTAATCGAGCGCGTTACACTAAGAGAAAAGTCGAGCAGACAAGGGGTTGGGAGTGGGCAATAGTGGGCAGGGTTAGTTGGAAAGAGCGTTTACctaatttctttggtttccaGCAGCGACGAGGTGTTCACATCGTTTACCGCATTGATCATCGAGGTGGGCGAGAAGGGCAGGTGGTACATGGAGGCGGTGTCCAGGGTGTAGGCGTCGCCGCCCTTAATCAGCAGCTCGTTCTTCAGCTCCATGAACTGCTGGTGCGGATTGTGATGCGTGGCGAAGGGCTGTTGCTGCAGTAGTTGCGTCTGCtggtgatgctgctgctgctggtggtggtgctgctgctgctggtggtgctgctggtgctgggTCTGCGCGTCCAGCGCGTTCGCATTCAGCGTGGGCTGCGCTCCGGCGTGCGTCGTGAAGGTGTACTGCGAGTAGGGACACAGGTCGCCCAGCTCGGCCGTCTCCAGCTTGGGTTGGAAGTTCTGGAGGCCGTCGGGCGTCAGGATCTGATAGCTCTGAACCGTGCCGATCacgtgctgctgctgctgttgttgctgctgctgctgctcggtCGACGTCGGAGTGGCCGCCGCCGTGGAGCTCAAATAGGTAACGTTGTCCAGCTCGTAGTGAGGCTGCTGTTGCGCCTGGCCGGCGGGCTGCTGCGctggctgttgttgctgctgctgcgtcgTCTGATATGTGGCCGTGGTCTGTTGGCGCTGAGCCTGCGGCGCCGTCGTGTATATCGCCTGGGTTCCGTCCAGCTGCAGGGGCACCAGGTTGCCGGCTTGATCCTGGATCATGATGCTCTGGCCGtgcagctgctgttgcagcagcGCCTGCTGCAGTTCCAGTTGGTTCGAGTAGATCAACGTGGTGGTGGGCGCCGCCGGCTGACCATTCGGCGTGGCTGGTCCTCGCTGCAGTCCCACGGAGCTGGTGGCCCCTGGATTAGCCAGTGCCAGCTGTGCGCCTCCAGGCAGGATCATGCCGCTGAAGTCTAGCGAGGGCAGCGTCTGCAGCTGATGTTGCGGTTGCGATGGCGTCGAGGGAGCCAGCGTTGTGATGCTGTGCTgcatctgttgctgctgctgctgctgctgggagTGACTCACGCTGACTGGCGCCATGGTCAGAGACTCCCCATTTTGCACGTCGTCCAGAACACTGTCGATCTGCGCCAGCCGCTTCTTGGCCGGCGTACTGCCATCCTTCGTCTTGCGAACGCGCGGAGTGCGAGCGGTACGCGCCCGCTTAGCCGGCGGACCGTCAGCCTTCAGCGGCGTCGTGGTGGCCGATGGCGGCATGGGAACGTCGCCGTGCTTGTCCTTTTTATGCATCTTCATCTTGTCCGGACGCGAGAACTCCTTATTGCAGATGGGGCAGGCGAATATCTTGCGGTTTTGGCCCTCGTGAAAGAGGTAGGCGTGTCGCTGGAAGCTGTACTTGTTCTTAAACGTCTTGAAGATATCGTTCTTGGCGCAGACCAGGCAGTAGGCCACGCCGTCGATGATATGCTCGTAGCGGGCGATGTCCAGGCCACGTACACTCATCTTCTCCAGGTACTCGCCCTGCTCGTCGTCGGCGATTACGCGCGTCTTACGTTTGCGCTTCTGCTTCGCGGCCGCCGCCGATCCCGATTTGGGCACCATTGAGGATATCACCGTGTTGCCTGAACCCGTCTGCTCCTGGTTGATCGTGTAGCTGGTGGTGCCGGCTGCCAACTCCGCCGCCTCGGCCTCCACTTCGGCCTTGATCACCTGGTACTCCTCATACTCATGCTCCTGCTCCGCATCGTGCTCGTTTTCCGGATCGTGTTCGAGGCTCTGCTCCTCGTACTTCACATGCAGCAGGCCGTTCTcatcgtcgtcctcctcgtcgCCGACGACTCCGTGCTGGGGATCGTACTTGATTATGTCAGCAGCCACGGCACTGCTGCCGTTGCTCAGGCAATCGCTGCTGCCGGGCTCGCTTTTGAGGACATGATATTCCTCGTACGTGCTCCCGTCGAATTCGATGATCGTGCCGTCCGTGTTGACCAGGGCAGTGGTGGTCGTGGTAGCGGGTGCGTTGGCCTGCGACACGGGAACGGGCGTTGGTGCGGCAGAACTGACCGCTGGCATTCCGCCGTTGTAGTTCTCGAACACTATGGTGGTCGGGGTTTGTCCATCTTCGCCGGTGGTGGTGATATAGTGGTagtgctgttgttgctgctgctgttgttgttgttgttgctgtgtgGCGGCAATTGTATCCACTCCGTTGGTGTTGGCGTTCGTATGCAGGATGGAGGACGAACTAATAGTTGTGACCACATTgtcttttgtttatatatattttgaaaatacaTATTTGGTTTGGTTCATAAAAGATGTGTTTGAATgtaatatttgcataaatcaataaatcaattcgtaattgaaatcgaaatcaatCAACAATTCACTCAAATCAGGTTCGCATAAAACAAATGTTGTGCAAAATGAAAGCTACTTGCGGCCAACAGCAAAAACGCAAATGCCACAGATGCAGTGCATCTGCTGCATTTACGGGCGGGCTTCTTTATCGAATCGATTGGATACGGCAATACAGGACATATAGATAGAAAGTGAGTGaattggtttttgtttgtcGGTAGAATTTGTGTTTACTTAGATCTACATTACAGCAATCGTAATCGTAACTCTGGTACAGTACTCGCAACTCAATACGTACTaaataaagttaaataaataatcgaCTTCGGTAACTGAGGTGGTGGTAACAGGTGGACAGAGCAGAGGATGAaactggtgtgtgtgtggccaaCGTTGGACaaactcctcctcctcctttgCTTGCGGgggagcaggaggagctggcAACGgattgtgtttgtgttgtgtCCAAAGAGTGGGAAACAATAAGTGAAAGGCAGAAGACGGGAAAGTGTCGTTGCTAAAAGTAACTAAATCATAAACGCAAATCTAAAAATTataaactcaattttcaaaatttggcGCGCAAGTGCTGCCAAGAGTCAGCGCGCGCATGGGCAGCACTGATGCTCTCATTGAACTCACTGCTTGGGCGCCAAAGTTTGAACTGCAGAACCTTAAACTAGctaataaagtaaaataataCGTGATCGACAATTGTTTTTGAGCCTTTTTCGACGCGTTACTGTTTTGCACGGAGCTCCCTCCCTCGGTTGAAATGAATTGTGCACTTATTTATGTGATATTTCCAATACTCTCGACAATTCGAGAAGAGACAGGACACAGACCTGGGAAAGGGTGTCGCAAATTAAAGACGAGCATGTAGTGTGTGGAGCAGTTGAAAGCGGTTGTTGTTATTAATTGGGCGATGCGATTGGAGTTCGATTTATTGAGATAGGTCGGTAATGGTTAATTGAAGATTTCATTGCCTTTTTATTTCGtttatattcttttttattttgttattctttttttttttgggaggGGCAAAGGTGTGACAAGAACACGGAACACAAATGGAAGTCAAATTCAATGTTTGTTCTCATTCGAAACGTTCTCCCTTTAGTGGCGCGTTTGAATTTTGGCACAAAAAGTTGTTAACTCAAAATGCATTTTGAATTTGGAATGTCGGGATGATATCGATTGGATGACATGGTTGTGCGACAACATTTACAATTGATGGGATTCGAATTTGGCCAATTCGGTTGACGGTCAAAATCATAATTGTGTGAGTGCGTTTGTATTTACAATGAGAGCGGTTAGTGGTAATAGCTTCAACTTAAACACCAAATACGAGTACACAAGAGGGTTAGGTTAAACCATACACAAAGACTACaaccaacaaacaaattaactAACGTAAAGCGAACAAATTCAAGTTAGACACTTACCGGCAACACTAGTTGCAAcattctgttgctgctgctgttgttgctgctgctgctgctgcggacTACTGGCCGTAGTTTGATATGAAGCCGTGGCGGCAGTCACGGCATGTCCATTTGCATCACAGAGTATTTCATTTTGCAGCTGATAGACATTTCCATCCGTGCTCGcatattgctgctgctgctgctgtggaaTGCCATTCAGGGTA
This genomic interval from Drosophila mauritiana strain mau12 chromosome 2R, ASM438214v1, whole genome shotgun sequence contains the following:
- the LOC117136576 gene encoding uncharacterized protein LOC117136576 isoform X6 produces the protein MQQSRKFEGKIPKLSQTSAATGGATAAAEASTSKSSQRQQQQIVYVNMLPAANTLNGIPQQQQQQYASTDGNVYQLQNEILCDANGHAVTAATASYQTTASSPQQQQQQQQQQQQNVATSVADNVVTTISSSSILHTNANTNGVDTIAATQQQQQQQQQQQQHYHYITTTGEDGQTPTTIVFENYNGGMPAVSSAAPTPVPVSQANAPATTTTTALVNTDGTIIEFDGSTYEEYHVLKSEPGSSDCLSNGSSAVAADIIKYDPQHGVVGDEEDDDENGLLHVKYEEQSLEHDPENEHDAEQEHEYEEYQVIKAEVEAEAAELAAGTTSYTINQEQTGSGNTVISSMVPKSGSAAAAKQKRKRKTRVIADDEQGEYLEKMSVRGLDIARYEHIIDGVAYCLVCAKNDIFKTFKNKYSFQRHAYLFHEGQNRKIFACPICNKEFSRPDKMKMHKKDKHGDVPMPPSATTTPLKADGPPAKRARTARTPRVRKTKDGSTPAKKRLAQIDSVLDDVQNGESLTMAPVSVSHSQQQQQQQQMQHSITTLAPSTPSQPQHQLQTLPSLDFSGMILPGGAQLALANPGATSSVGLQRGPATPNGQPAAPTTTLIYSNQLELQQALLQQQLHGQSIMIQDQAGNLVPLQLDGTQAIYTTAPQAQRQQTTATYQTTQQQQQQPAQQPAGQAQQQPHYELDNVTYLSSTAAATPTSTEQQQQQQQQQQHVIGTVQSYQILTPDGLQNFQPKLETAELGDLCPYSQYTFTTHAGAQPTLNANALDAQTQHQQHHQQQQHHHQQQQHHQQTQLLQQQPFATHHNPHQQFMELKNELLIKGGDAYTLDTASMYHLPFSPTSMINAVNDVNTSSLLETKEISYDISEAVLLAL
- the LOC117136576 gene encoding uncharacterized protein LOC117136576 isoform X3, with translation MKMSEVPRIKVFRPTWEEFKDFPKYVAYMESQGAHKAGLAKVVPPPEWVPRRSGYADLDALNVTIPAPICQVVTGKQGYYQQINIQKKPLTVKQFSELASTERYATPKHFDFEDLERKYWKNITYVAPIYGADVSGSITDTDQDSWNINRLGTILDYVNKDYNIQIDGVNTAYLYFGMWKTTFAWHTEDMDLYSINYLHFGAPKTWYVVPPECGRKLEKVANQYFPASYKNCNAYLRHKMTLISPQILKQHDVPVSKITQEAGEIMITFPFGYHAGFNHGFNCAESTNFAMERWIEYGKRAVQCTCSNDMVKISMDTFVKRFQSDRYDLWMEGRDVGRHPEDPPNGVLSAAPLPPHLDVLLCDKKMKKQCNPTKAKSFKERNPDLDLDEIQQNPNVPDDVKAMLKESVLTLDTGDLATDEADFPNEDAMSLQSPANLKTKQELLEYIDDGTEDDDEEEDFKRRKQKRRYDADYDDDWLASKRKNSSRNNRGRSPRTKDDRSISPASSTSSTSRGARRGKANGAPRKTPARRKKDPSTTPPAVSSASTAVKTPTSAVVAGKTSIATTTTPPADGGGDAKKDQQSLQFMQQSRKFEGKIPKLSQTSAATGGATAAAEASTSKSSQRQQQQIVYVNMLPAANTLNGIPQQQQQQYASTDGNVYQLQNEILCDANGHAVTAATASYQTTASSPQQQQQQQQQQQQNVATSVADNVVTTISSSSILHTNANTNGVDTIAATQQQQQQQQQQQQHYHYITTTGEDGQTPTTIVFENYNGGMPAVSSAAPTPVPVSQANAPATTTTTALVNTDGTIIEFDGSTYEEYHVLKSEPGSSDCLSNGSSAVAADIIKYDPQHGVVGDEEDDDENGLLHVKYEEQSLEHDPENEHDAEQEHEYEEYQVIKAEVEAEAAELAAGTTSYTINQEQTGSGNTVISSMVPKSGSAAAAKQKRKRKTRVIADDEQGEYLEKMSVRGLDIARYEHIIDGVAYCLVCAKNDIFKTFKNKYSFQRHAYLFHEGQNRKIFACPICNKEFSRPDKMKMHKKDKHGDVPMPPSATTTPLKADGPPAKRARTARTPRVRKTKDGSTPAKKRLAQIDSVLDDVQNGESLTMAPVSVSHSQQQQQQQQMQHSITTLAPSTPSQPQHQLQTLPSLDFSGMILPGGAQLALANPGATSSVGLQRGPATPNGQPAAPTTTLIYSNQLELQQALLQQQLHGQSIMIQDQAGNLVPLQLDGTQAIYTTAPQAQRQQTTATYQTTQQQQQQPAQQPAGQAQQQPHYELDNVTYLSSTAAATPTSTEQQQQQQQQQQHVIGTVQSYQILTPDGLQNFQPKLETAELGDLCPYSQYTFTTHAGAQPTLNANALDAQTQHQQHHQQQQHHHQQQQHHQQTQLLQQQPFATHHNPHQQFMELKNELLIKGGDAYTLDTASMYHLPFSPTSMINAVNDVNTSSLLETKEISYDISEAVLLAL
- the LOC117136576 gene encoding uncharacterized protein LOC117136576 isoform X4 → MGRTPEIVPDRSNLAVKEVSDNRSELKKKNRKTETKMKMSEVPRIKVFRPTWEEFKDFPKYVAYMESQGAHKAGLAKVVPPPEWVPRRSGYADLDALNVTIPAPICQVVTGKQGYYQQINIQKKPLTVKQFSELASTERYATPKHFDFEDLERKYWKNITYVAPIYGADVSGSITDTDQDSWNINRLGTILDYVNKDYNIQIDGVNTAYLYFGMWKTTFAWHTEDMDLYSINYLHFGAPKTWYVVPPECGRKLEKVANQYFPASYKNCNAYLRHKMTLISPQILKQHDVPVSKITQEAGEIMITFPFGYHAGFNHGFNCAESTNFAMERWIEYGKRAVQCTCSNDMVKISMDTFVKRFQSDRYDLWMEGRDVGRHPEDPPNGVLSAAPLPPHLDVLLCDKKMKKQCNPTKAKSFKERNPDLDLDEIQQNPNVPDDVKAMLKESVLTLDTGDLATDEADFPNEDAMSLQSPANLKTKQELLEYIDDGTEDDDEEEDFKRRKQKRRYDADYDDDWLASKRKNSSRNNRGRSPRTKDDRSISPASSTSSTSRGARRGKANGAPRKTPARRKKDPSTTPPAVSSASTAVKTPTSAVVAGKTSIATTTTPPADGGGDAKKDQQSLQFMQQSRKFEGKIPKLSQTSAATGGATAAAEASTSKSSQRQQQQIVYVNMLPAANTLNGIPQQQQQQYASTDGNVYQLQNEILCDANGHAVTAATASYQTTASSPQQQQQQQQQQQQNVATSVADNVVTTISSSSILHTNANTNGVDTIAATQQQQQQQQQQQQHYHYITTTGEDGQTPTTIVFENYNGGMPAVSSAAPTPVPVSQANAPATTTTTALVNTDGTIIEFDGSTYEEYHVLKSEPGSSDCLSNGSSAVAADIIKYDPQHGVVGDEEDDDENGLLHVKYEEQSLEHDPENEHDAEQEHEYEEYQVIKAEVEAEAAELAAGTTSYTINQEQTGSGNTVISSMVPKSGSAAAAKQKRKRKTRVIADDEQGEYLEKMSVRGLDIARYEHIIDGVAYCLVCAKNDIFKTFKNKYSFQRHAYLFHEGQNRKIFACPICNKEFSRPDKMKMHKKDKHGDVPMPPSATTTPLKADGPPAKRARTARTPRVRKTKDGSTPAKKRLAQIDSVLDDVQNGESLTMAPVSVSHSQQQQQQQQMQHSITTLAPSTPSQPQHQLQTLPSLDFSGMILPGGAQLALANPGATSSVGLQRGPATPNGQPAAPTTTLIYSNQLELQQALLQQQLHGQSIMIQDQAGNLVPLQLDGTQAIYTTAPQAQRQQTTATYQTTQQQQQQPAQQPAGQAQQQPHYELDNVTYLSSTAAATPTSTEQQQQQQQQQQHVIGTVQSYQILTPDGLQNFQPKLETAELGDLCPYSQYTFTTHAGAQPTLNANALDAQTQHQQHHQQQQHHHQQQQHHQQTQLLQQQPFATHHNPHQQFMELKNELLIKGGDAYTLDTASMYHLPFSPTSMINAVNDVNTSSLLETKEISYDISEAVLLAL